The following DNA comes from Candidatus Binataceae bacterium.
CAGGTAGTAATCGTCGAAAATCGAATAGCCGTCCACCGGGTTGGGCCGCACGTAAAAGCTTACCGCGCCCAGCTTGGCCGCGCGATTCGCCTCGGCGACGGCCTTGTCCACGTCCTGCATCGGCAGGATAGCCGCGGGACGAAGCCGCTTTGAGTTGGCCGAGCAGTATTCGATCGCCCAGTTGTTGTAGGCGCGGCAGCAGGCGGCGAGCAGTTCGGGATCGTTGAAGCGCCGCCCGAGCATCTGGCCGGCGAAGGTCGGATAGAGCACCTGGATGTCCACGCCCTGCTCGTCCATGTCCTGCAGACGGCTCTGCGGGCTGAAGCCGGTCGAGCTCGCGCGCTTGAACCGCTCCATAGCTTTGGCCACGGTTTTGAAAAACGCCGGCGCGGCCATCGGGTACTTGCCCTTTTCGCGCGTGAACGGCTCGCCTTCGACGAGGAAGGTGCGGCGTCCCGAGGCGGCCGCGATTCCCATCTTGGGCGCGGCGCTCTTGTAGCGGTCCTCGATATGTCTCTCCCACAGCCACTCGGGCTCCATCATATGGCTGTCGACGTCGACGATCCTGTATCCGTCCTTCATCGCTGCTTAACCTCTATTCTGAAGTACAACTTTAAGTTGCAACCGCGACGGCTCCCGAAGCCATCGCGGGCACCCTCACGCACCCGGCAAGATCAGAGCCTTGACCCCCTGACGCGCCTTCAAAAGCTCGAACGCCTCCAGCCCGTGATCCAGATCATAGCGATGCGTAACCATCGGCTTAAGATCAACCGCGCCGCTCGCCACGCTCGCGATCGCGCGCCGCCAGGTCTCGGGCGTGCGCACGCGGGAGGGAATGATGCTGACGCCGTGGAAAAAAAGCGAGCGCAATTCCGTCCCGGCAACGTCGCGCGCCGGCCATCCGAGCTGGACCAGAGCACCGCCCTTGCGCACGATATGGCGCGCCGAATCCAGCGCTCCCGACGCGTCGAAGACCACGTCGGCGCCGCCCGGCGGCATCTGCGCACGGACCTGGTCGAGCCAGTCGCGATCGCTCGCGCATACGGTTTTGAAGCCCATCCGCCGCGCGAGTTCCAACCGCTCGGAGTCCACCTTGAGCCCGGTGACGACGATGGAAGTGACACCGAGCGCACGCGCCGACAGCGCCGCGCTTAGCCCGATCGGCCCCGGCCCCTCGATTACCGCGCTGTCACCGGCGTGGAGACCGGAGATTTCGACCGCGTGCACGCCGGTCGCGTACGGCTCGAGCATCGCGGCGCTCTCCATGTCCATCGACTTCGGCACCAGCCATGAATTGGTGACCGGCGCGATGCAGAATTCGGCGAACGCGCCGCTAAGGCGCGTCGGCGAATCGCAATAGTTGAAGCGTCCTGCCGTGCACGAGCCGCATCGACCGCACTGGCCGAACGGATCGAGCGCGACGTGATCGCCCACCTTGAAGCCGCTCGCTCCGGCGCCGACTTCGACCACCTCGCCAGCCGGCTCATGGCCGAGCACCGCCGGCAGGCGGCCGACCGCGCGCTCGGCGCCGAGTTCCCATTCATAGATGTGGAGATCGGAGCCGCAGATACCGCAGGCCGCGACCTTAACCAGCAGTTCGCCCTCGCCCGGACGCGGCACCGGGGTTTCGATAAGTTCCGCGCCGGGCGCCGGGCGGGTCTTGGCAATCGCTTTCATCGGCTCACCTCTGCGATGTCATTTAATACGACCCCGGAGCGTCCGCCGTCAAAGGCGCGCAAGCCGAGCGCGCGCCTTCAGGTCCAGTGGCGCATCGGGACGCCCCGATAGCGCATCCGCGGTCGGATAAGCCGGTTATCGGCGTATTGCTCGAGGCTGTGCGCGATCCATCCGGCGGCGCGGCCGACAGCGAAAATCGCGGCCGGCAGCCCGCGCGCGAATCCGAGCATCCGGGCGCATACGGTCAGGTAGAAATCGAGATTCGGACGCAGCCGCTCGCGCTGCCACACGGTCTCCTCGACGCGGAGCGCGGTCTCGAACAGTCGGCGGCCACGCCGGCGCGCGATTTCAGCGGCTTCCTTCTTGAGCAGCACCGCCCGCGGATCGCCGGACGGATAGATCGCGTGGCCGAAGCCCGGCGGCAGCCGCCATTTGACGCTGAACGCGGCGAGGCAGTCCTCCAAACGGGCGCCGGCGTCGAGTTGCGCGAACATCTGTTCGATCCGATCGCACGCACCGCCATGAATCGGGCCCGAGAGCGAGCAGAGCGCGGACAGCACCGAGGCGTAAAGGTCGGCGCCGGTCGAGGCCACCACGCGCGCGGCAAAAGTCGAGGCGTTGAGCTCGTGCTCGGCGCATGCGACCAGGATGCGATCGAGCGTCGCGATCTCCCACTCGGCGGCGGGCGCGTGCAAGGCGACGTTGGCCAGACGCGCCGCCATCCCCGCGCCGCCCGCGCCGGCGCCGTTGGAACTCGAGCGGCCGCGCGCGAACGCGAGCGGCAAGATGCTCATGATTCGTGTGCCCTGCTCGACCGTGGGACGGGTGCCGCGATGGCGTTCAAGCGACGCGAGCGCCGGCATCACGACCTCCAGGCGCAACAGCGGCGAGGCGTCTTCGCCAACCGCGCGCAGCGCGCCGATGACCCGCTCGGGCGCCTCGGCCCGCGATATCGCCTGGCGTAGCGCCGCGAGCGCTCCGGGCAGCGGCCGTTTGCCCTCCCAGAGCAGCAGGCAAACTTCCTCGAATGGCGCCCGCGCGATCAG
Coding sequences within:
- a CDS encoding amidohydrolase family protein gives rise to the protein MKDGYRIVDVDSHMMEPEWLWERHIEDRYKSAAPKMGIAAASGRRTFLVEGEPFTREKGKYPMAAPAFFKTVAKAMERFKRASSTGFSPQSRLQDMDEQGVDIQVLYPTFAGQMLGRRFNDPELLAACCRAYNNWAIEYCSANSKRLRPAAILPMQDVDKAVAEANRAAKLGAVSFYVRPNPVDGYSIFDDYYLPLWTEVERLGLPISTHDSASSSVPSFGDRMNTHVSGHILSHPFEAMAAMAGLIWYGVLEKLPKLKVVHVEADGGWVPYWLQRMEQHWKYGGNAEHEYLTKPPTEYFKHNFWVAFRGDEPTMKAAVELIGDDNFLWDTDYPHPDGTFPWGIEAMLRQPIDQASRRKILWDNAVRAFNLN
- a CDS encoding alcohol dehydrogenase catalytic domain-containing protein codes for the protein MKAIAKTRPAPGAELIETPVPRPGEGELLVKVAACGICGSDLHIYEWELGAERAVGRLPAVLGHEPAGEVVEVGAGASGFKVGDHVALDPFGQCGRCGSCTAGRFNYCDSPTRLSGAFAEFCIAPVTNSWLVPKSMDMESAAMLEPYATGVHAVEISGLHAGDSAVIEGPGPIGLSAALSARALGVTSIVVTGLKVDSERLELARRMGFKTVCASDRDWLDQVRAQMPPGGADVVFDASGALDSARHIVRKGGALVQLGWPARDVAGTELRSLFFHGVSIIPSRVRTPETWRRAIASVASGAVDLKPMVTHRYDLDHGLEAFELLKARQGVKALILPGA
- a CDS encoding citrate/2-methylcitrate synthase encodes the protein MATREAERAARMLTADEAAAQLGVKLGTLYAYVSRGWLRSYRRRIGRQALYRRDDIDALRDLATAEGGRRGRSLPDASSWVTVAQPPSSDGSTYGVIVAESAVSSIIEGRLAYRGYPVEELIARAPFEEVCLLLWEGKRPLPGALAALRQAISRAEAPERVIGALRAVGEDASPLLRLEVVMPALASLERHRGTRPTVEQGTRIMSILPLAFARGRSSSNGAGAGGAGMAARLANVALHAPAAEWEIATLDRILVACAEHELNASTFAARVVASTGADLYASVLSALCSLSGPIHGGACDRIEQMFAQLDAGARLEDCLAAFSVKWRLPPGFGHAIYPSGDPRAVLLKKEAAEIARRRGRRLFETALRVEETVWQRERLRPNLDFYLTVCARMLGFARGLPAAIFAVGRAAGWIAHSLEQYADNRLIRPRMRYRGVPMRHWT